The following coding sequences are from one Primulina eburnea isolate SZY01 chromosome 15, ASM2296580v1, whole genome shotgun sequence window:
- the LOC140815547 gene encoding uncharacterized protein: MPGSHGSNSIVFTTTNRNPLSIILDQNKLTDRNYNDWFRNLKIVLNSEKIAHVLDKKPPREAPLDVSETELAKLEKWWDHDLQAKSYMLASMSNELQRRFKEAVNTADIYIHLKELYGVRTRSERHTTVKELMTTRLRDGTSAHEHGVRMIGLIEKLVGLDVVIPSGLSTDIILFSLPPRSMIWH, from the exons ATGcctggctcacatggatctaatagtatTG TATTTACGACGACGAATCGTAATCCGCTTTCAATCATTCTCGATCAAAACAAGTTGACTGACCGTAACTATAATGACTGGTttcgaaatttaaagattgttctgaactcggaaaagattgcgcATGTGCTTGATAAGAAGCCACCAAGGGAAGCACCTTTGGACGTCAGTGAGACTGAGTTGGCTAAGCTTGAGAAATGGTGGgaccatgatcttcaagctaaaAGCTACATGCTAGCTTCTATGTCGAATGAACTTCAAaggagattcaaggaggcagtGAATACTGCTGACATTTACATtcatctgaaagaattgtatgGTGTACGAACTCGCTCAGAGAGACATACTACTGTtaaagaactcatgactacacgcttgCGAGATGGCACTTCagcccatgagcatggtgttaggatgattgggctcattGAGAAGTTGGTGGGACTCGACGTGGTTATTCCTAGTGGGCTCTCGACTGATATTATCTTGTTTTCACTGCCCCCTCGTTCGATGATTTGgcattaa